The Vallitalea okinawensis genome includes a window with the following:
- a CDS encoding GAF domain-containing protein, with product MNTFDELYDQLRAVIPFDEIGFHAIKNGRLNPVHKSNITDFKLVEWKAFHAKNPVYIENDPLLTQLVNLKELIAIQDTNAMDRKPEPFEKLDIRSVYIFPVINKDEVVGFVEIPGIKKYLNYSEDDLAKCQSIVSMNKEFLIQQSN from the coding sequence ATGAACACCTTCGATGAGCTATATGACCAGCTAAGGGCTGTTATTCCCTTTGATGAAATTGGTTTTCATGCAATAAAAAATGGTCGCCTAAATCCTGTTCACAAAAGTAACATAACGGATTTTAAATTGGTAGAATGGAAAGCCTTCCATGCCAAAAATCCAGTATATATAGAAAATGACCCTTTATTAACACAGCTTGTTAACTTGAAAGAATTAATTGCGATTCAGGATACCAATGCTATGGATCGAAAACCAGAGCCCTTTGAAAAATTAGACATACGTAGTGTCTACATATTCCCCGTCATTAATAAAGACGAAGTTGTTGGCTTTGTTGAGATTCCTGGCATTAAAAAGTATCTTAACTACTCTGAAGATGACTTAGCTAAATGTCAATCTATTGTTTCAATGAACAAGGAATTTTTAATCCAACAATCCAACTAA
- a CDS encoding thiamine pyrophosphate-binding protein: protein MRIADAIAKYLELNNVKHVFGIGAGTVGALYDAIHDTEIEVIVTRNEAGSTYSASRYSSMSKKISACILAGGVGINNGINGVADAHRVKAPVLIISGFVNRWQMGKGAVQELNTENILAPITKYSKTVLEEKDVLPELKRAIECALTPPYGPVHISIPIDVQIAEYTDTLPDIVKIDPANVYDSHSLKEAVSMINKVPSGLIMIGKGARGLGEEVKSLSSRLGWPIISTPEGKSVVEGTFPYHLGNYGFCSSDAAVHFVEKSDYDLVLILGTSLGESATRNFNEVLVKGKQVIHIDYDNKELGKVFDCELLVHQDLNNALPYILENTEKKSGEFNPPEKINEPYVKNHTGISVRLLMEKLPDLMPKNTTFLSDIGEYMNFVFKYLHIKEGMDYETSLNYGAMGNCVAGVMGAYLTDEQRKYAVIVGDGSFFMNGTEILTARQYNMPIVYFVLNNAMYGYVEHGQRFIYKRPPQGHSYERFSICDMAKAMDIKAFQITELSQLDAYKEDFASLEGPILVELITDGSEKVPAADRFKSLSNEK, encoded by the coding sequence ATGAGAATAGCTGATGCAATAGCAAAATATCTAGAACTCAACAACGTAAAACATGTTTTCGGTATAGGAGCAGGAACCGTAGGTGCCCTCTATGATGCTATACACGATACCGAAATAGAAGTCATTGTAACAAGAAATGAAGCAGGCTCAACTTATTCCGCATCTAGGTATTCCAGTATGAGTAAAAAAATCTCAGCATGTATATTAGCTGGTGGTGTAGGTATTAACAATGGTATTAACGGGGTAGCAGATGCTCACCGTGTTAAGGCTCCAGTACTTATCATCAGTGGGTTTGTCAACAGATGGCAAATGGGTAAAGGTGCTGTACAGGAACTAAACACAGAAAACATATTAGCTCCTATAACCAAGTACAGTAAAACTGTTCTAGAAGAAAAAGATGTGCTACCAGAATTAAAAAGAGCAATTGAGTGTGCACTTACACCGCCCTATGGTCCAGTCCACATTTCAATTCCTATCGATGTGCAAATTGCTGAATATACAGATACATTACCTGACATTGTTAAAATTGATCCAGCTAATGTTTATGATTCACACTCTTTAAAAGAGGCTGTATCCATGATCAATAAAGTACCAAGTGGTCTAATCATGATCGGTAAAGGGGCACGAGGTCTAGGTGAAGAGGTAAAATCCCTATCTAGTCGACTTGGGTGGCCTATTATTTCAACTCCAGAAGGAAAATCTGTTGTTGAAGGTACTTTCCCATATCATTTAGGTAATTATGGATTCTGCAGTAGCGATGCTGCAGTACATTTCGTTGAAAAAAGTGATTATGATCTTGTTCTGATTTTAGGAACATCATTGGGTGAATCAGCAACGAGAAACTTTAATGAAGTTTTAGTTAAAGGCAAGCAAGTTATTCATATCGATTATGATAATAAGGAACTTGGCAAAGTATTTGACTGTGAACTCTTAGTTCACCAGGACTTAAACAATGCACTACCCTATATACTAGAAAACACAGAAAAAAAATCAGGTGAATTTAATCCACCAGAAAAAATCAATGAACCATATGTAAAAAACCACACTGGCATTTCAGTTCGCTTGCTAATGGAGAAGCTCCCTGATCTTATGCCTAAAAATACAACATTCTTATCCGATATAGGCGAATATATGAATTTCGTCTTTAAATACCTTCATATAAAAGAAGGTATGGATTATGAAACTTCCTTAAATTATGGTGCAATGGGTAACTGTGTTGCTGGTGTTATGGGTGCATATTTAACTGATGAGCAGAGAAAATATGCTGTTATTGTGGGGGATGGATCATTCTTTATGAATGGAACTGAGATCCTAACAGCACGTCAATACAACATGCCAATCGTCTACTTTGTCCTTAACAATGCCATGTATGGCTATGTGGAACATGGACAACGTTTTATTTATAAACGTCCACCACAAGGTCATAGCTACGAGAGATTTTCAATTTGTGATATGGCTAAAGCAATGGATATAAAGGCCTTTCAAATAACGGAGCTCTCTCAATTAGATGCCTATAAAGAAGATTTTGCTTCTTTAGAAGGTCCAATACTTGTTGAGCTGATAACAGATGGTAGTGAAAAAGTTCCAGCCGCTGACCGCTTCAAATCACTAAGTAATGAAAAATAA
- a CDS encoding ABC transporter permease: MLTAVRKNIGLIGTYFKLNLSASMEYRASFLLQTFGMFLNNASFAFFWWLLFDQVGNIAGYDYLDVMLLWALASTSYGLALVFFGNLNRLSDIIIKGELDTYLLQPKDVVINVLASKTVISAWGDILYGVILFIIITELSLKAVGLFILFCITGALIFSGVLLVAHCMTFFFGNAKGVVTAIFEFLITFSIYPEGIYKGFVKMIIYTVIPSGFITLIPLEVMKAFDIKYLLLVVGIAILWMIIAYIFFYQGLKKYESGNLMVQKM, encoded by the coding sequence ATGTTAACGGCGGTTAGAAAAAATATTGGATTGATAGGAACATACTTTAAGTTGAATCTTTCAGCATCAATGGAGTATCGAGCCAGTTTTCTTTTACAAACTTTTGGCATGTTTCTCAATAATGCATCCTTTGCCTTCTTTTGGTGGCTTTTATTTGATCAAGTTGGGAACATTGCCGGATATGATTACCTAGATGTCATGCTTCTTTGGGCTTTAGCATCTACGTCTTACGGGTTAGCATTAGTTTTCTTTGGCAACTTAAATCGTTTATCGGACATTATCATTAAAGGTGAATTAGATACTTACCTCCTTCAACCCAAGGATGTAGTCATCAACGTTTTAGCATCTAAAACAGTCATATCCGCTTGGGGAGATATTCTTTATGGTGTGATTTTGTTCATCATCATTACAGAGTTAAGTTTAAAGGCAGTAGGTTTGTTTATACTGTTTTGCATAACGGGAGCGCTCATCTTTTCTGGAGTTCTCTTAGTAGCACACTGTATGACTTTTTTCTTTGGAAATGCCAAAGGAGTTGTTACGGCAATTTTTGAATTTCTTATTACTTTTAGTATTTATCCAGAAGGGATTTATAAAGGCTTTGTTAAAATGATTATTTACACGGTTATTCCATCGGGATTTATTACCCTAATACCTCTAGAAGTCATGAAAGCTTTTGATATTAAGTACTTATTACTTGTAGTAGGCATAGCTATACTTTGGATGATTATTGCCTATATTTTCTTCTATCAAGGGTTAAAGAAATATGAATCTGGTAATTTAATGGTTCAAAAAATGTAA
- a CDS encoding ABC transporter permease — MKKLSKYVYMVKLKIAEAITYAFDFAGRSVFFAFIILIYLMLWQTIYGDGKVEIEGFTLNMMIWYLIVTEMVTLSNIAIHQDVAEDVKSGQIAYMLSKPYSYIGYQFTNFFGRSSIRLLINTVIGISIGLLLVGPLENFKLYSIPFIILSIILGMTLDFTITLCLSLSAFWVEENAPFRWIYQKLVFTLGGMLMPIDLFPVWLQDLVRYLPFTYVTYAPAKTAVDFSFAAYGTVLCIQGLYILLFIGISLLIYRKGVRALNVNGG; from the coding sequence GTGAAGAAGTTATCTAAATACGTGTATATGGTAAAATTGAAGATTGCTGAAGCCATTACTTATGCATTTGACTTTGCTGGAAGAAGTGTTTTCTTTGCCTTTATAATCCTCATATACCTTATGCTTTGGCAAACCATTTATGGTGATGGAAAAGTTGAGATTGAGGGATTTACTTTGAACATGATGATTTGGTATTTAATCGTCACAGAGATGGTAACCCTTTCTAACATCGCCATTCATCAAGATGTAGCAGAAGACGTTAAGAGCGGTCAAATTGCCTATATGCTTTCAAAACCATATAGCTATATTGGCTATCAGTTTACTAATTTCTTCGGGCGATCAAGCATACGTTTATTGATTAATACTGTGATAGGTATATCCATTGGTTTACTGTTAGTCGGACCATTAGAAAACTTTAAACTCTACTCCATTCCGTTTATTATACTATCCATCATTCTTGGTATGACTTTAGACTTTACGATAACGTTATGTTTATCTTTATCAGCTTTTTGGGTAGAAGAGAATGCGCCGTTTCGATGGATTTATCAGAAGCTGGTATTTACTTTAGGTGGCATGTTGATGCCAATTGATTTATTTCCCGTATGGTTACAAGATCTAGTGAGATATTTACCTTTTACCTACGTAACGTATGCACCAGCTAAAACAGCTGTTGATTTTTCATTTGCAGCATATGGTACAGTATTATGCATTCAAGGATTGTACATTTTATTATTTATCGGTATAAGTCTTCTTATATACAGGAAAGGGGTGAGGGCACTCAATGTTAACGGCGGTTAG
- a CDS encoding ABC transporter ATP-binding protein, translating into MKTIKVNNLKKDFKVKVKQEGLKGSVKSLFAPEYKIVNAVKGISLEVEKGEVLAFIGPNGAGKSTTIKMMTGILYPTHGEMEVLGLNPTTDRKKLAYKIGSVFGQKSQLWFHLPPTDTFRLLGKIYELPDVYLKQRIDYLTEIFEIEDLLNIPVRKMSLGQRIRCEIAASLLHEPEIIFLDEPTIGLDVVVKQKIRDLIKKINKEAETTIFLTSHDAGDIEQLCKRVIIINHGEMVLDESVKKLKYNYLSNKLISIKYAEPVAVNLDYVKILKQKGYAVKVEVDSSQTNIDHVISQLMKLGKVLDITIEDPPLEEIISDIYRSQKKAGDDGEEVI; encoded by the coding sequence ATGAAGACGATTAAGGTAAACAATTTAAAGAAAGATTTTAAGGTAAAGGTTAAACAAGAGGGGTTGAAAGGAAGTGTTAAATCTTTATTTGCACCAGAATATAAGATAGTCAATGCTGTCAAAGGTATTTCCTTAGAAGTAGAGAAGGGAGAGGTTTTAGCTTTTATTGGTCCTAACGGAGCAGGTAAGTCAACGACGATAAAAATGATGACAGGTATTCTCTATCCCACTCACGGTGAAATGGAAGTATTAGGCTTAAATCCTACAACCGATCGTAAGAAGTTGGCTTATAAAATTGGTTCAGTATTCGGTCAAAAGTCTCAATTGTGGTTTCACTTACCTCCAACGGATACTTTTCGACTTCTAGGTAAAATTTATGAATTACCTGATGTATACTTAAAGCAACGCATAGATTACCTTACAGAGATCTTTGAAATAGAAGATTTGTTAAACATACCTGTTAGAAAAATGTCTTTAGGTCAGAGAATAAGGTGTGAGATCGCAGCTTCTTTACTGCACGAACCAGAGATTATTTTTCTTGATGAGCCTACTATTGGTTTAGATGTAGTTGTTAAACAAAAGATCAGAGATTTGATTAAAAAAATTAATAAAGAAGCAGAAACGACCATATTCCTAACTTCTCATGATGCTGGTGATATAGAGCAGTTATGTAAACGAGTTATTATTATCAATCATGGGGAGATGGTTCTTGACGAATCTGTAAAAAAGCTAAAATATAATTACCTATCCAATAAATTGATCAGTATCAAATATGCTGAACCTGTTGCTGTCAATTTGGACTATGTGAAAATATTGAAGCAAAAAGGGTATGCTGTAAAAGTTGAAGTTGATAGTAGTCAAACCAATATTGATCATGTTATTAGTCAATTGATGAAGTTAGGAAAAGTGTTGGATATTACGATAGAAGATCCACCTTTAGAGGAGATTATTTCTGATATTTACAGGAGTCAGAAGAAAGCAGGTGATGATGGTGAAGAAGTTATCTAA
- a CDS encoding ATP-grasp domain-containing protein — MTDKTGWIIYSRTTLNHKSNAFDWMVTSANKFGLKVKIIFAEDLMIQYESTGINVHHMNGENVILPDFVLLRCYALHLGKALEAMGIRVINSVQSMEVSRDKLLTHQYLSQKNIPMPKTIFSSTINYQELSNYLQERSFVVKSAIGSKGEGVYLINYENDMDHIPWKKHEHYLVQAYIKESHGKDIRVYVVGDKVVGAVLRHSNKDFRSNYALGGSVELYPLSLEIEELSLEVVKVLGLEIAGIDLLITKDGYMVCEVNGNAGFRTISMVSEISMPEAIFEYVGKTL, encoded by the coding sequence ATGACTGATAAAACGGGATGGATTATTTATAGTCGTACAACTTTAAATCATAAGAGTAATGCTTTCGACTGGATGGTTACTTCAGCTAATAAATTCGGATTGAAGGTAAAGATTATTTTTGCTGAGGATTTGATGATTCAATATGAATCTACAGGTATTAACGTTCATCATATGAATGGGGAAAACGTGATACTACCTGACTTTGTTTTGCTTCGATGTTACGCACTTCATTTAGGAAAGGCTTTAGAAGCTATGGGAATTAGGGTAATCAATTCTGTACAATCTATGGAGGTTTCAAGGGATAAGCTATTGACCCATCAATATCTATCACAGAAGAATATACCTATGCCAAAGACGATTTTTTCTTCTACAATCAACTATCAGGAGTTATCTAACTATCTTCAGGAAAGGTCATTTGTAGTTAAAAGTGCAATTGGTTCAAAAGGTGAAGGGGTATATCTGATAAATTATGAAAATGATATGGATCATATACCATGGAAAAAGCATGAACATTATCTCGTTCAGGCCTATATCAAAGAAAGTCATGGGAAAGATATTCGGGTCTATGTGGTGGGGGATAAGGTAGTTGGGGCAGTACTACGACATAGTAATAAGGATTTTAGATCTAACTATGCCTTAGGAGGAAGTGTTGAGTTATATCCTTTAAGTCTGGAGATTGAGGAGTTATCATTGGAAGTAGTAAAGGTTTTAGGTCTTGAGATAGCTGGTATTGATCTGCTTATCACAAAGGATGGATATATGGTGTGTGAAGTTAATGGGAATGCTGGATTTAGAACTATTTCTATGGTATCTGAGATTAGTATGCCGGAAGCTATCTTTGAGTATGTTGGTAAAACTTTATAA
- a CDS encoding YkvA family protein produces MMGKLKELANELKRHIQVIYLAYRDKETPLYAKVVSFIVVAYALSPIDLIPDFIPILGYLDDLILVPLGIYLAIKLIPREIFERYKNQTEKIYIDHKIKVIGSLCIFVIWITIILLLVHYIVIT; encoded by the coding sequence ATGATGGGAAAGCTAAAAGAATTGGCTAATGAATTGAAGAGGCATATCCAAGTTATATACCTTGCCTATAGAGATAAAGAAACTCCTTTATATGCTAAAGTAGTTAGCTTTATAGTTGTTGCATATGCTTTAAGTCCTATTGACTTAATACCTGATTTTATACCAATCTTAGGTTATCTAGATGACTTAATTTTGGTTCCCTTAGGTATTTATCTAGCTATCAAGCTAATTCCGAGAGAAATATTTGAAAGATATAAAAATCAAACTGAGAAGATTTATATTGATCATAAAATAAAGGTTATAGGATCATTATGTATTTTTGTGATTTGGATAACAATTATTTTGCTTTTAGTTCATTACATAGTTATAACTTGA
- a CDS encoding peptide deformylase, which translates to MAEREILLLGDERLYKVSKPILEADLPKAKEVLKDLHDTMTHFRKERGFGRAIAAPQIGESYRIIYMYIDGKAIGFINPKLDFLEDEQFELWDDCMSFPGLEVKVLRYKRVRVSYKDENWQDCSIDYEGDLAELIQHEYDHLDGILAVQRAIDPFSFRMQVEK; encoded by the coding sequence GTGGCAGAGAGAGAGATTCTACTATTAGGAGATGAAAGGCTCTATAAGGTTTCAAAACCTATACTTGAAGCTGATTTACCTAAAGCAAAAGAAGTGCTTAAGGATTTGCATGATACAATGACTCACTTTAGAAAAGAACGTGGTTTTGGAAGAGCAATAGCAGCACCTCAAATTGGTGAAAGCTATAGAATTATCTATATGTATATAGATGGTAAAGCAATAGGGTTCATTAATCCTAAACTTGATTTTTTAGAAGATGAGCAATTTGAGTTATGGGATGATTGTATGAGCTTTCCTGGATTAGAGGTCAAGGTATTACGTTATAAAAGAGTTCGAGTTTCTTATAAAGATGAGAATTGGCAGGACTGTTCTATTGATTACGAGGGTGATTTAGCTGAACTTATTCAACATGAATATGATCACTTAGATGGTATCCTTGCTGTACAAAGAGCTATTGATCCTTTTTCCTTTAGAATGCAGGTCGAGAAATAA
- a CDS encoding deoxyguanosinetriphosphate triphosphohydrolase family protein translates to MELSKLEAKEIIMEQCRNLNQLNFRQHEEREERERNPYQRDYARIIYSSSFRRLQGKMQLIGIDTSKSYRNRLTHSLEVSQIARGIADKIKNKTGCQNLYQDDMYVIEACSISHDIGNPPFGHYGERVLDKQCADIGGFEGNAQTIRVLTKLEHKFPKYRGLNLTYRTQLGLIKYFVQKERKRKKFIYEDTYKEYKGILMDHVDVHPRTLDVQIIDIADEIAYAVHDLEDALSLKLFTIDEFMYEFRRYLKQKRADEQCIQTMEKIVLKAKDVANSAANYNSSEEYSMLLRNELTSSLVHRLMSDIGLVRVDSQFKDLTGTANDYELGFNHLELLAYGLKKFTFKCINRTDDVILYERTGEKAIKGLYEIFSDAKYNKNGMLLPVQYRPIQKDDPKELKRCAVDYIAGMMDTYAIDVYKKYYGNKSLDKLYE, encoded by the coding sequence ATGGAACTTAGTAAGCTAGAAGCTAAAGAGATTATAATGGAGCAATGTAGAAACTTAAATCAATTGAACTTCCGACAGCATGAGGAAAGAGAAGAAAGGGAAAGAAACCCTTATCAAAGGGATTATGCAAGGATTATCTATTCTTCTTCTTTTCGTCGATTACAAGGGAAAATGCAGCTAATAGGTATCGATACTTCAAAGTCTTATAGAAATCGATTAACTCACAGTTTAGAAGTTTCTCAAATTGCCAGAGGTATTGCAGATAAAATTAAGAATAAGACTGGGTGTCAAAATCTCTATCAAGACGATATGTATGTTATTGAAGCTTGCTCTATTTCACATGATATTGGGAATCCACCCTTTGGACATTATGGGGAAAGAGTTTTAGATAAGCAGTGCGCAGATATTGGTGGGTTTGAAGGGAATGCTCAGACCATTCGTGTTTTGACAAAATTAGAACATAAATTTCCTAAATATCGAGGCTTGAATTTAACCTATCGTACGCAACTTGGTTTAATTAAGTATTTTGTACAAAAAGAAAGGAAACGTAAAAAATTTATCTACGAGGATACCTACAAAGAGTATAAAGGTATATTAATGGATCATGTTGATGTACATCCTAGAACTCTAGATGTACAGATCATTGATATTGCAGATGAAATTGCTTATGCAGTCCACGATCTTGAAGATGCTTTAAGCTTAAAACTCTTTACAATAGATGAATTTATGTATGAATTTAGACGTTATTTAAAGCAAAAACGTGCTGATGAGCAATGTATTCAAACCATGGAAAAAATAGTCCTCAAAGCAAAAGATGTGGCTAATTCAGCGGCTAATTATAACTCTTCTGAAGAATACAGCATGCTTTTGAGAAATGAATTAACTTCCAGTCTTGTTCATCGATTGATGAGTGATATAGGGCTAGTAAGAGTAGACAGTCAATTTAAAGATTTGACTGGAACTGCTAATGATTATGAATTAGGTTTTAATCATTTAGAACTCTTAGCTTATGGATTGAAGAAATTTACGTTTAAATGCATTAATCGTACAGATGATGTTATTCTTTATGAGCGGACTGGTGAAAAGGCTATCAAAGGTTTATATGAGATTTTTTCTGATGCAAAATACAATAAAAATGGTATGTTATTACCAGTACAATATCGCCCCATCCAAAAAGATGATCCAAAAGAATTAAAGCGTTGTGCGGTCGATTACATTGCAGGAATGATGGATACTTATGCAATTGATGTCTATAAGAAGTATTATGGGAATAAGAGCTTAGATAAGCTTTATGAATAA
- a CDS encoding GNAT family N-acetyltransferase — translation MRILALDENKLEAFKAYCRIARKDVDESYLYDSDLEKYKINDENITYIALSDLEEIIGVCSVIWTPYFRKANHGRIRILHAMDNNKEVYEALIAAVNKEAYSLGIGSIFLFNDILHKEVAAIIESRGFRVERYSYLMVRSELPIEEISPLEGFIFRSFVEVKDEEDWCHVRNQAFQKLAGSTTPITPDMVKDMCHEEDCIKNGMIMLYKNDCPIGIIRISKEEEEKVSYGFISSLAVIPEYQHQGLGRLLLRKGILFAREHNLKHMMLCVNAENEQALTLYKDEGFKNREVMVCYRLHIKAKS, via the coding sequence ATGAGAATATTAGCATTAGATGAAAATAAGTTAGAAGCTTTTAAAGCTTATTGTCGTATAGCAAGGAAGGACGTAGATGAATCCTATCTTTATGACAGTGATCTTGAGAAATATAAAATTAATGATGAAAATATAACTTACATAGCGTTAAGTGATTTAGAAGAAATTATTGGAGTATGCTCAGTGATATGGACTCCTTATTTTAGGAAAGCTAATCATGGACGTATAAGGATTCTCCATGCAATGGATAATAATAAAGAGGTGTATGAAGCATTAATTGCAGCAGTCAATAAAGAAGCCTATTCTCTAGGAATCGGTAGCATTTTTCTATTCAATGATATCTTACATAAAGAAGTTGCGGCAATAATTGAATCTAGAGGTTTTAGGGTTGAACGCTATTCTTATCTGATGGTACGATCTGAATTGCCAATAGAAGAGATTAGTCCACTTGAAGGTTTTATATTTAGATCATTTGTAGAAGTTAAAGATGAAGAAGATTGGTGTCATGTACGAAACCAAGCCTTTCAAAAGTTAGCAGGAAGTACGACACCGATCACGCCAGACATGGTTAAGGATATGTGTCATGAAGAGGACTGTATTAAAAACGGTATGATTATGCTGTATAAAAATGATTGTCCTATTGGCATAATCAGAATTTCAAAAGAAGAGGAAGAAAAAGTCTCCTATGGTTTTATCTCATCCTTAGCAGTTATTCCTGAGTATCAGCATCAAGGGTTAGGGCGATTATTATTAAGAAAAGGTATATTATTTGCTAGAGAGCATAATTTAAAGCATATGATGCTATGTGTTAATGCAGAAAATGAACAAGCATTAACCCTGTATAAGGATGAAGGTTTTAAAAATCGTGAAGTGATGGTATGCTATAGGTTACATATAAAAGCTAAATCATAG
- a CDS encoding bifunctional metallophosphatase/5'-nucleotidase, with protein sequence MLKILHTNDIHSNYENFAKVVTLIKKYADSDTIILDAGDFADFKRLEVLGTRGCAANELLDYAGYDAMTVGNNETFNGKETLSYMSSKSTVPYLSANLYHEGLVEELEGLNRYVILEKVGKRFLIFGLSPNLNTFFELEGLEAKNYHRAIRDVLDQEEGSYDFCILLSHVGLVNDQEIAEKFDEIDIIIGGHSHDLMDEAEDVNGTLLHMSGHYGEHLGMMTIDINDDRLLLESAENISIKGVGADEGIVSLLKDNKERAIEYMSKPLYTIEEDLWHDVMEENPISNLLADALYDLIDCDVAFINSGVINGGIRKGVVNDKKLLEICPSPLNPTYFEIQGKYLREAFELSMEADTCMADGQGPGFRGKYVGKLHISNGYIEYVDRKLIQIYIGNEVLQEDRWYRVATSDYLHRGTGYQPLSNNRNVVYNLEFLRDTLRDYLCKPDFIIKSYRDRWIKLDK encoded by the coding sequence ATGTTAAAGATTCTTCACACCAATGATATTCATAGTAACTATGAGAATTTTGCAAAGGTTGTAACGTTAATAAAAAAATATGCTGATAGTGATACTATTATATTAGATGCGGGAGATTTTGCGGACTTTAAAAGATTAGAAGTATTAGGTACACGAGGGTGTGCTGCAAATGAATTGTTGGATTATGCAGGCTATGATGCAATGACTGTTGGTAATAATGAGACTTTCAATGGAAAAGAGACGTTAAGCTACATGTCTAGTAAGAGCACAGTTCCATATTTAAGTGCTAATCTTTACCATGAAGGCTTAGTAGAAGAATTAGAGGGATTGAATCGCTATGTTATTTTGGAGAAGGTGGGTAAGCGATTTCTGATTTTCGGCTTATCCCCTAATCTAAATACTTTCTTTGAGCTAGAAGGTTTAGAAGCGAAAAATTATCATAGAGCTATTCGTGATGTGTTGGATCAAGAGGAAGGAAGTTACGATTTTTGTATACTTTTATCCCATGTAGGTTTGGTTAATGATCAAGAAATTGCTGAGAAGTTTGATGAAATAGATATTATTATCGGTGGTCATTCTCACGATTTAATGGATGAAGCAGAAGATGTGAATGGTACTCTGCTACATATGTCAGGTCATTATGGGGAACATCTAGGAATGATGACAATCGACATTAATGATGACAGGCTATTGCTTGAAAGTGCAGAAAATATAAGCATTAAGGGTGTAGGAGCCGATGAAGGAATTGTCTCACTACTCAAGGACAATAAAGAACGTGCTATCGAATATATGAGCAAACCTTTGTATACTATTGAAGAAGATCTTTGGCATGACGTGATGGAAGAAAATCCAATAAGCAACCTCCTAGCAGATGCACTGTATGATCTTATTGACTGTGATGTGGCCTTTATTAACAGTGGTGTTATCAACGGAGGCATACGAAAGGGCGTAGTCAATGATAAAAAGTTATTAGAAATTTGTCCATCACCATTAAATCCAACCTATTTTGAGATACAGGGTAAATATTTAAGGGAAGCCTTTGAATTGTCTATGGAAGCTGATACTTGCATGGCAGATGGGCAGGGACCTGGATTTCGAGGGAAGTATGTAGGGAAATTGCATATCTCTAATGGGTATATTGAGTATGTTGATAGGAAGCTTATTCAAATCTATATAGGGAATGAGGTTTTGCAAGAAGATAGATGGTATAGAGTAGCTACATCAGATTATTTACATAGAGGAACTGGTTATCAGCCCTTGAGTAACAACCGAAATGTGGTCTATAATCTAGAGTTTTTAAGAGATACTTTAAGGGATTATTTATGTAAGCCTGATTTCATTATAAAATCATATAGAGACCGTTGGATTAAATTAGATAAGTAG
- a CDS encoding GNAT family N-acetyltransferase, which yields MIREAMISDAKIIASIYNYYVENTAITFEEELITSKEIIKRMGYIQKKYPWFVFIEDGQVLGYAYANKWRERSAYRFAVEISIYLDHRQTGKGIGSKLMAHLLENLKLRDIRCIIGGITIPNPGSIAIHEKFGFHKVAQFEKVGYKFDKWLDVGYWQLNVEGDEDVKDSSHQ from the coding sequence ATGATTAGAGAAGCCATGATTAGTGATGCTAAAATTATCGCTAGTATTTATAATTATTATGTTGAAAATACCGCTATTACGTTTGAGGAAGAGTTGATCACATCTAAAGAAATTATAAAGCGAATGGGTTATATACAGAAAAAATACCCATGGTTTGTATTTATTGAAGATGGTCAAGTTCTTGGATATGCCTATGCCAATAAATGGAGAGAACGTTCAGCCTATCGTTTTGCAGTTGAGATATCCATCTATCTTGATCATAGACAGACAGGCAAAGGAATTGGATCAAAGTTGATGGCACATTTATTAGAAAATTTAAAATTAAGAGATATTCGTTGTATCATCGGTGGTATTACGATCCCTAATCCTGGGAGTATAGCCATCCATGAGAAATTTGGTTTTCATAAGGTGGCTCAATTCGAAAAAGTTGGGTATAAATTTGATAAATGGCTTGATGTAGGCTACTGGCAGCTCAATGTAGAGGGGGATGAGGATGTTAAAGATTCTTCACACCAATGA